One Candidatus Binatia bacterium DNA window includes the following coding sequences:
- a CDS encoding acyltransferase, whose product MADALLTHGDAPAPVPPHVPVIDGFRGTSALLVAIFHCWLYTDAPLDGGPLRALTIAAGMGVDFFFVISGFVLFLPVVRRGGTFGSLWSYTVRRVARIVPAYYVALVVQAAATPVLTRFASPFASTGGWIVLLIHFLFLQHSAPRWLLRQFDFHASVMGFGVNGALWSLSIEAIFYAFLPLVAGLFFRNPRLGFALGVGGAIAWRWLAFHLPSVAAIVGAGNAVGGTAPRLVEQFPGYLGHFTFGMAAAYLYVAGRTARKRGNAPGWATRPLLFQLGLLALLLVSMVGYGSVSKDAADGVYARYFDDLIPSFAFAGLMLTTALGSARAQWAMANPFARWLGDVSYGAFLWHFPLILLFSHTLGWIRGTGDAQFFGLTALVLPGSLLLGWISRRFIEDPAIAWARTKTRPS is encoded by the coding sequence ATGGCCGACGCCCTTCTGACTCACGGCGACGCGCCCGCGCCGGTCCCACCGCACGTCCCTGTGATCGACGGGTTTCGGGGCACCTCGGCCCTCCTGGTCGCGATCTTCCACTGCTGGCTCTACACGGACGCCCCTCTCGACGGCGGGCCCCTCCGGGCGCTTACCATCGCGGCCGGGATGGGGGTCGATTTCTTCTTCGTGATCAGTGGATTTGTGCTGTTCCTGCCGGTCGTCCGGCGCGGTGGCACCTTCGGATCCCTCTGGAGCTACACGGTCCGCCGCGTCGCGCGCATCGTACCGGCCTACTACGTCGCGCTCGTGGTCCAGGCCGCCGCGACCCCGGTCCTGACCCGGTTCGCCTCCCCCTTCGCCAGCACCGGGGGCTGGATCGTCCTCCTGATCCACTTCCTCTTCCTGCAACACTCGGCCCCCCGGTGGCTGCTTCGCCAGTTCGATTTCCACGCCAGCGTGATGGGCTTCGGCGTGAACGGGGCCCTCTGGTCGCTCTCGATCGAGGCGATCTTCTACGCCTTCCTGCCGCTGGTCGCGGGCCTGTTCTTTCGCAACCCGAGGCTCGGCTTCGCGCTGGGTGTGGGCGGGGCGATCGCCTGGCGCTGGCTGGCGTTCCATTTGCCATCCGTCGCGGCGATCGTGGGCGCCGGCAACGCGGTCGGCGGGACCGCGCCGCGCCTCGTGGAGCAGTTCCCCGGATACCTCGGTCACTTCACCTTCGGGATGGCCGCCGCCTATCTGTACGTCGCCGGCCGTACCGCGCGAAAGCGGGGGAACGCACCCGGTTGGGCCACGCGACCGCTGCTCTTTCAACTCGGGCTGCTCGCCCTGCTCCTCGTCTCGATGGTGGGCTACGGCAGTGTGAGCAAGGACGCCGCGGACGGCGTCTACGCCCGCTACTTCGACGACCTCATCCCCTCGTTCGCGTTCGCGGGGCTCATGCTCACGACGGCACTCGGTTCCGCGCGCGCACAGTGGGCGATGGCAAACCCGTTCGCGCGCTGGCTCGGAGACGTCAGCTATGGCGCCTTCCTGTGGCACTTCCCCCTGATCCTCCTCTTCTCCCATACCCTCGGCTGGATCCGCGGCACCGGAGATGCGCAGTTCTTCGGACTGACGGCCCTGGTACTCCCCGGCTCGCTCTTGCTGGGATGGATCTCGCGACGATTCATCGAAGACCCCGCGATCGCATGGGCGCGCACAAAAACTCGCCCGAGCTGA
- a CDS encoding ABC-ATPase domain-containing protein, with protein sequence MAEVGLREALEALDGRSYGDYRRVGRRTWSLSPIELTIEHVQGDPFAAPSRVRLDLDSEALLLPDFALAGPAACRASADFLHRLLAGALRSARPPKPQGDARGRGRNGSGGSGTVEIARVGQEVLARTAVVIDPDGAARVRLTVGLPAAGRRILGRAAGELLAERLPRLVLDVVGSERVDLEALRAHVEAVEDQVALRAGLVERGLVAFLAEGAILARSSGVDDRPLAVARALAVPASLAVELDTPHRGRVRGMGIRDGVTLIAGGGYHGKSTLLDALARSVYDHVPGDGREVCVTREDAVCIRAEDGRSVRGVDLRPFIGRLPLDRSTESFDTDDASGSTSQAAAIVEALEAGAGVFLIDEDTAATNFMIRDARMRRLVPAGREPITPFLDRVRSLSDECHVSSVLVVGGAGDYLDVADAVVLMDTYAPTDATAAARSVAMALPLVDDAAPRSADPWMAPVPRRPRPQSFDPRRGRKEERVRSRSTRAIEFGSEEIDLSLVAQLVDPGQCRLIGDVLLDLSRGRCDGSASLAELLDQFEEACLVSGIEAVAETSFGDRAGVRRFEIAAAINRLRSLRIDR encoded by the coding sequence ATGGCCGAGGTCGGACTGCGCGAAGCTCTCGAGGCGCTCGACGGTCGTTCGTACGGCGACTACCGCCGAGTCGGACGGCGCACGTGGTCGCTCTCGCCGATCGAACTCACGATCGAGCACGTGCAGGGCGACCCGTTTGCGGCCCCGAGCCGCGTTCGGTTGGACCTCGACTCGGAGGCCTTGCTGCTGCCGGACTTCGCACTCGCGGGCCCCGCGGCGTGCCGGGCAAGCGCGGACTTCCTGCACCGCCTGCTCGCTGGTGCCCTGCGGTCTGCGCGTCCGCCCAAGCCGCAGGGGGACGCGCGCGGAAGAGGTCGAAATGGCAGCGGCGGCAGCGGCACAGTCGAGATCGCCCGCGTCGGACAGGAAGTCCTGGCGCGCACCGCCGTGGTGATCGACCCGGACGGTGCCGCAAGGGTTCGTCTCACGGTCGGACTGCCCGCGGCCGGTCGCCGGATTCTCGGTCGTGCGGCCGGTGAACTGCTTGCGGAGCGACTGCCCCGACTGGTGTTGGACGTCGTCGGGAGCGAGCGCGTCGATCTCGAAGCCCTGCGGGCGCACGTCGAAGCCGTGGAGGATCAGGTCGCTCTTCGGGCGGGGCTCGTCGAGCGCGGCCTTGTCGCGTTTCTCGCCGAGGGTGCGATCCTCGCGCGATCCAGTGGCGTCGACGACCGGCCCCTCGCGGTCGCGCGTGCGCTCGCGGTGCCCGCGTCGCTCGCCGTCGAACTCGACACGCCGCACCGTGGTCGCGTGCGGGGCATGGGGATCCGCGACGGCGTAACCTTGATCGCAGGGGGTGGGTATCACGGGAAGTCCACGCTGCTCGATGCTCTAGCGCGCTCCGTGTACGACCACGTGCCTGGTGATGGTCGCGAGGTCTGCGTCACCCGGGAGGATGCCGTGTGCATTCGGGCCGAGGACGGCCGATCGGTGCGCGGGGTGGATCTCCGTCCCTTCATCGGACGCCTGCCGCTCGATCGATCGACGGAGAGCTTCGACACGGACGATGCATCGGGGTCGACCTCGCAGGCCGCTGCAATTGTGGAGGCGCTCGAAGCGGGGGCCGGCGTTTTCCTCATCGATGAGGACACGGCGGCCACGAACTTCATGATTCGCGACGCGCGGATGCGGCGTCTGGTGCCGGCGGGGCGAGAGCCGATCACGCCCTTCCTCGATCGCGTCCGTTCTCTAAGCGACGAGTGCCACGTTTCTTCCGTACTCGTCGTGGGTGGCGCGGGGGACTATCTCGATGTTGCCGACGCCGTCGTGCTGATGGACACCTACGCGCCCACGGACGCGACGGCCGCCGCACGCTCGGTCGCGATGGCGCTCCCGCTGGTGGATGACGCCGCACCTCGCTCCGCGGACCCGTGGATGGCTCCCGTCCCGCGCCGGCCCCGTCCGCAGTCGTTCGATCCGCGACGCGGGCGAAAGGAAGAGCGCGTACGAAGCCGGAGTACGCGCGCGATTGAGTTTGGTAGTGAAGAGATCGACCTCTCTCTGGTCGCGCAGCTCGTCGACCCGGGTCAATGCCGGCTCATCGGCGACGTCCTCCTCGACCTCAGCCGAGGTCGGTGTGACGGGAGTGCGAGCCTGGCCGAGCTCCTTGACCAGTTCGAGGAAGCCTGCCTTGTGTCGGGGATCGAGGCGGTCGCCGAGACGTCGTTCGGCGACCGGGCCGGCGTGCGTCGCTTCGAGATCGCGGCGGCGATCAATCGCCTCCGGAGCCTCCGAATCGACCGCTGA
- a CDS encoding ATP-binding protein, whose product MSDLMSRLGGFGATLADPFVPTSIREQGIERVRRARLLVGVSLTSAVVVVLGSVNAHLDGAVVVAHWPLLAVALLLFLPFLLRWTGSIGLVGNLIVAAIAFTISFASLARVSSGLEPMMASALIPLVAVLVGGWRVGLFWGALVVTRLILFAGVHVGWLELPGFLVLPETVLQGTGRMRGAGVMILILVLALVYDALMTRSLVELAQARDRAERADQAKSEFVASLSHEVRTPISVIIGISDMLLESKLDSEQQEFARTLRRSGGNLLNLVNDVLDLSKIEAGRLEIESIPFDVAAVARDVKRHLSHAADTKGIAFDLKLGRGLPAGVYGDPGRVRQVLLNLVGNAIKFTSQGGVELEVVAKKRKGEQVTLGFAVTDTGAGIPADALERLFERYTQIDSSTARVSGGSGLGLPISKELVAKMKGKLEVRSQPQFGSRFSFSLPMQVVEVASTPPIEASETKKSASVADVSATPAHQFERLKQYVAS is encoded by the coding sequence GTGAGCGATTTGATGTCACGGCTAGGCGGCTTTGGCGCCACTCTGGCGGATCCGTTCGTCCCGACCTCGATCCGTGAGCAGGGGATCGAACGCGTTCGCCGTGCGAGGCTGCTCGTTGGGGTCAGCCTCACCAGTGCCGTGGTCGTCGTCCTCGGCTCGGTGAACGCTCATCTCGATGGTGCGGTGGTCGTGGCCCATTGGCCCTTGCTCGCGGTGGCGCTGCTCTTGTTTCTGCCGTTCCTCCTAAGGTGGACCGGATCCATCGGTCTCGTCGGAAACCTGATCGTCGCCGCGATTGCGTTCACGATCAGCTTCGCAAGCCTCGCCCGCGTTTCCAGCGGGCTCGAGCCGATGATGGCCTCCGCGCTGATTCCGCTCGTCGCCGTCCTGGTCGGTGGCTGGCGCGTCGGACTCTTCTGGGGGGCGCTCGTCGTCACCCGGCTGATTTTGTTCGCCGGTGTCCACGTTGGGTGGTTGGAACTCCCGGGCTTCCTCGTTCTACCGGAGACGGTGCTGCAGGGCACGGGCCGGATGCGGGGCGCCGGGGTGATGATTCTCATCCTCGTCCTCGCATTGGTGTACGACGCGCTGATGACGCGCTCGCTGGTCGAGTTGGCGCAGGCACGGGATCGGGCCGAGCGTGCGGATCAGGCGAAGAGTGAGTTCGTTGCTAGCCTGAGCCACGAGGTGAGGACGCCGATCTCCGTCATCATCGGGATCAGCGACATGTTGCTCGAGTCCAAGCTGGACTCGGAACAGCAAGAATTCGCCCGGACTCTTAGGAGGTCCGGCGGAAATCTCCTCAATCTCGTGAACGACGTTCTTGATCTGTCAAAGATCGAGGCTGGGCGCCTGGAGATCGAGTCGATTCCGTTCGACGTGGCTGCCGTCGCGCGCGACGTGAAGCGTCACCTCAGTCACGCAGCGGACACCAAGGGGATCGCTTTCGACCTGAAGCTCGGTAGAGGGCTTCCCGCGGGAGTCTATGGTGACCCGGGTCGGGTGCGTCAGGTTCTTCTGAATCTGGTCGGGAACGCGATCAAGTTCACCTCGCAAGGTGGGGTGGAGCTCGAAGTCGTGGCTAAGAAGCGCAAGGGCGAACAGGTGACGCTTGGGTTCGCTGTGACGGATACCGGGGCGGGCATCCCGGCCGACGCGCTGGAGCGACTCTTCGAGCGCTACACGCAGATCGACTCGTCCACGGCGCGGGTCTCCGGCGGCAGCGGGCTGGGGCTTCCGATCAGCAAGGAGCTGGTCGCGAAGATGAAGGGCAAGCTCGAGGTTCGAAGCCAGCCCCAATTCGGCTCCCGGTTCTCGTTCTCCCTCCCGATGCAGGTCGTGGAGGTCGCCAGCACCCCCCCGATCGAAGCGTCCGAGACGAAGAAGTCCGCATCCGTCGCGGACGTCTCGGCGACCCCAGCTCACCAGTTCGAGCGTTTGAAGCAGTACGTCGCCTCCTGA
- the aroE gene encoding shikimate dehydrogenase codes for MAARGSLVPIGSDTKLVGLIGDPVDHSRSPAMHNAAFRALGLPWAYLAFPVPGDRVGEAVAAVRALGLVGLNVTIPHKQAVIPHLDKLSRRALACGAVNTIVHRRGVLRGENTDVIGLERDWGELGVAPRVKDAVVLGAGGSARAAAVALASRSRRVLVAARRVEKARALVGDLRRTLRTKIEAVDLADLRPDSNSAHGWLEHAGLVVNSTSAGMKGEPFFPFAFGATPKSCFFYDLIYTARRTPFVTAAARVRRPGANGLGMLLHQGAAAFEIWTGVEPPLDVMRRALARKP; via the coding sequence ATGGCGGCGCGCGGTTCTCTGGTCCCGATTGGCTCCGACACCAAGCTCGTCGGGCTGATCGGCGATCCGGTCGATCACTCCCGGTCTCCGGCGATGCACAACGCCGCGTTTCGGGCGCTGGGCCTTCCGTGGGCGTACCTCGCGTTTCCCGTCCCTGGTGATCGCGTCGGTGAGGCGGTCGCGGCCGTCCGCGCTCTCGGTCTCGTCGGGCTGAACGTGACGATCCCGCACAAGCAGGCGGTGATCCCCCACCTCGACAAGCTCTCGCGGCGGGCCTTGGCCTGTGGGGCGGTGAATACGATCGTCCACCGCCGCGGTGTGCTCCGAGGCGAGAACACCGACGTGATCGGACTCGAGCGCGATTGGGGAGAGCTCGGTGTTGCGCCGCGCGTAAAGGACGCGGTGGTCCTCGGGGCCGGGGGATCGGCGCGCGCGGCCGCCGTCGCGCTCGCGAGTCGCAGCCGTCGCGTTCTGGTAGCGGCCCGCCGGGTCGAGAAGGCCCGGGCCCTCGTGGGCGATTTGCGGCGGACCTTGCGGACCAAGATCGAGGCGGTGGACCTCGCGGACCTACGCCCCGATTCGAATTCCGCCCACGGATGGCTCGAGCACGCGGGTCTCGTCGTGAACTCGACCTCGGCGGGTATGAAGGGGGAGCCCTTCTTTCCATTCGCCTTCGGCGCGACGCCCAAGAGCTGCTTCTTCTACGATCTGATCTACACCGCGCGCCGCACGCCGTTCGTCACGGCTGCAGCGCGCGTGCGTCGCCCGGGCGCGAACGGGCTCGGTATGCTGCTGCACCAGGGAGCGGCGGCCTTCGAGATTTGGACCGGCGTGGAGCCGCCGTTGGATGTGATGCGACGGGCCCTCGCGCGGAAGCCCTGA
- the ppdK gene encoding pyruvate, phosphate dikinase, with translation MARAKKLAKGKKAGGRKKTVKKGAASKARAGSSKKAGGPKKKAAKAKKKSGAKGKVKYIYAFGAGRADGRAKMKNLLGGKGANLAEMASLGMPVPPGFTVSTDVCTYFYGHKRTYPRELTGAVQQAIAKVERLMGKGFGDGKNPLLVSVRSGARASMPGMMDTVLNLGLNDKTVLGLAEASGNERFAYDSYRRFIQMYGDVVMEMEPESKTERDPFELLIEDKKAKRGTENDLDLTTQDLKELVVEFKALVRKRTGKTFPDDPWEQLWGAVGAVFGSWMNQRAITYRRLYSIPADWGTAVNVQAMVFGNLGEDCATGVAFTRDPGDGTNDFYGEFLVNAQGEDVVAGTRTPQKITLKASRVVAKASGQSESDRKANAPSLEEVMPKAYKELRKTAGKLEKHYRDMQDIEFTIENKRLFMLQTRNGKRTAASALKVAVDMVKEKLIKPKVAVMRVEPAALDALLHPQVDPKAAKDLLAKGLPASPGAAAGQVVFSADDAAEAAESGRKTILVRVETSPEDIHGMNAAEGILTARGGATSHAAVVGRGMGKPCVVGCGALRIDYNKGMMHVGDRVVKAGDPITLDGATGEIFVGLVPTVEAELSGDFDKLMKWADAVRTLNVRANADTPHDAKVAREFGAEGIGLCRTEHMFFEGDRIDAVREMILAEDTDGRRKALAKILPMQKKDFVGILEAMKGLPVTIRLLDPPLHEFLPHTDAEIAALAKKIGVSKDTLKQKRDSLHELNPMLGHRGCRLGVTFPEIYEVQVRAIMEAACQLVKRKVKVLPEIMIPLVGMDTELARLRELAEQVAQEVVARHKVKVPYTIGTMIEVPRAAITAGEVAAHADFFSFGTNDLTQMTMGLSRDDAGKFLPYYVEAGVLENDPFVSVDQTGVGFLMEHAVRAGRAAKPGLKCGICGEHGGDPASVVFCHNVGLDYVSCSPFRVPIARLAAAQAALAED, from the coding sequence ATGGCACGTGCGAAGAAGCTCGCGAAGGGCAAGAAGGCCGGCGGCCGCAAGAAGACCGTCAAGAAGGGCGCCGCGAGCAAAGCTCGAGCCGGATCCTCCAAGAAGGCGGGCGGCCCGAAGAAGAAGGCCGCCAAGGCCAAGAAGAAGAGCGGCGCGAAGGGGAAGGTGAAGTATATCTACGCCTTCGGCGCCGGTCGTGCGGATGGTCGCGCGAAGATGAAGAACCTTCTCGGCGGTAAGGGCGCGAACCTCGCGGAGATGGCATCGCTCGGCATGCCAGTACCTCCCGGCTTCACCGTTTCGACAGATGTCTGCACCTATTTCTATGGCCACAAGCGCACGTACCCGCGTGAGCTGACCGGTGCGGTCCAGCAGGCGATCGCCAAGGTCGAGCGTCTGATGGGCAAGGGCTTCGGTGACGGCAAGAACCCGCTGCTCGTGTCTGTTCGTTCCGGCGCCCGCGCATCGATGCCGGGCATGATGGACACGGTGCTGAACCTGGGGCTCAACGACAAGACTGTCCTCGGGCTCGCCGAGGCGTCGGGCAACGAGCGCTTCGCGTACGATTCGTACCGTCGCTTCATCCAGATGTACGGCGACGTCGTCATGGAGATGGAGCCCGAGAGCAAGACCGAGCGGGATCCGTTCGAACTGCTGATCGAGGACAAGAAGGCCAAGCGCGGTACCGAGAACGATCTCGATCTCACCACGCAGGACCTGAAGGAACTGGTCGTCGAGTTCAAAGCGCTCGTCCGCAAACGCACGGGCAAGACCTTTCCCGACGACCCCTGGGAGCAGCTCTGGGGCGCGGTCGGCGCCGTGTTCGGTTCGTGGATGAACCAGCGCGCGATCACGTACCGTCGCCTGTACTCGATCCCGGCCGATTGGGGCACGGCGGTCAACGTCCAGGCGATGGTGTTCGGCAATCTCGGTGAGGACTGCGCTACCGGCGTCGCGTTCACGCGTGACCCGGGCGACGGCACGAACGACTTCTATGGCGAGTTCCTCGTGAACGCGCAGGGCGAAGACGTCGTCGCCGGAACGCGCACCCCGCAGAAGATCACGCTCAAGGCCTCGCGCGTCGTGGCCAAGGCGAGCGGCCAGAGCGAGAGCGATCGCAAGGCGAACGCGCCTTCGCTCGAGGAGGTCATGCCGAAGGCCTACAAGGAGCTTCGGAAGACCGCCGGCAAGCTCGAGAAGCACTACCGCGACATGCAGGACATCGAGTTCACCATCGAGAACAAGCGGCTCTTCATGCTGCAGACACGCAACGGCAAGCGGACGGCCGCCTCGGCCCTGAAGGTCGCCGTGGACATGGTGAAGGAGAAGCTGATCAAGCCGAAGGTCGCGGTCATGCGCGTCGAACCGGCTGCGCTGGATGCGCTCCTCCACCCACAGGTCGATCCCAAGGCCGCCAAGGACCTTCTCGCCAAGGGCCTCCCCGCATCGCCCGGCGCGGCTGCGGGTCAGGTGGTCTTCTCGGCGGACGATGCGGCGGAGGCGGCGGAGTCCGGGCGCAAGACCATCCTCGTTCGCGTCGAGACTTCGCCCGAGGACATCCACGGAATGAACGCGGCGGAGGGGATCCTCACCGCTCGCGGCGGCGCGACGTCACACGCGGCCGTCGTCGGTCGCGGCATGGGCAAGCCCTGCGTCGTGGGCTGCGGCGCACTTCGGATCGACTACAACAAGGGCATGATGCACGTCGGCGATCGCGTCGTGAAGGCCGGCGATCCGATCACGTTGGACGGCGCGACCGGCGAGATCTTCGTCGGGCTCGTCCCGACGGTAGAAGCAGAGCTTTCAGGTGACTTCGACAAGCTGATGAAGTGGGCGGATGCGGTCCGCACGTTGAACGTCCGTGCGAATGCCGATACCCCGCATGATGCGAAGGTCGCGCGTGAGTTCGGCGCCGAGGGCATCGGCCTCTGCCGCACCGAGCACATGTTCTTCGAGGGGGATCGCATCGATGCCGTCCGGGAGATGATTCTCGCGGAAGACACCGACGGTCGGCGCAAGGCGCTCGCGAAGATTCTCCCCATGCAGAAGAAGGACTTTGTCGGCATCCTGGAGGCCATGAAGGGTCTACCGGTCACGATCCGCCTGTTGGATCCGCCCCTGCACGAATTCCTCCCGCACACGGACGCCGAGATTGCCGCTCTCGCCAAGAAGATCGGCGTGTCAAAGGACACGCTCAAGCAGAAGCGCGACTCTCTGCACGAGCTCAATCCGATGCTCGGCCACCGCGGTTGCCGCCTCGGCGTCACGTTCCCCGAGATCTATGAGGTCCAGGTGCGTGCCATCATGGAGGCTGCGTGTCAGCTGGTGAAGCGCAAGGTGAAGGTGCTCCCCGAGATCATGATCCCGCTCGTCGGGATGGACACGGAGCTCGCTCGGCTTCGCGAGCTCGCGGAGCAGGTCGCGCAAGAAGTCGTCGCCAGGCACAAGGTGAAGGTCCCGTACACGATCGGAACCATGATCGAAGTGCCGCGAGCGGCCATCACGGCGGGTGAGGTCGCGGCGCACGCCGACTTCTTCTCGTTCGGTACGAACGACCTGACTCAGATGACGATGGGCCTGTCGCGCGATGACGCCGGCAAGTTCCTCCCGTATTATGTGGAGGCGGGCGTGCTCGAGAATGATCCGTTCGTTTCCGTCGATCAGACGGGCGTGGGCTTCCTCATGGAGCACGCGGTTCGTGCCGGCCGCGCCGCGAAGCCGGGCCTGAAATGTGGCATCTGCGGTGAGCACGGCGGCGACCCGGCCTCCGTGGTCTTCTGCCACAACGTGGGTCTGGACTACGTTTCCTGCTCGCCGTTCCGGGTGCCGATTGCACGCCTCGCGGCGGCGCAGGCTGCGCTCGCCGAGGACTGA
- a CDS encoding enoyl-CoA hydratase: MPGQVRTEKSDGLGWIIFDHLERRNAITNQMWKAIPVAAKEMDEDPDVRVVILRGAGDVAFVSGADISEFGQLRSGDGAQNYDVDNWLAFDSLANITKPTIAMIHGFCVGGGCAISLTADLRYTADDGVFAIPAARLGLGYATSGLETLERIVGVSSAKEIFFTARRFDAAEALRLGLVSEVLPKADLETYVRKVATQMAANAPLTLRSAKLSFREIGKTPEARDAEALKTSISACYGSEDYAEGVSAFLEKRRPDFQGK, from the coding sequence ATGCCAGGACAGGTACGTACCGAGAAGAGCGATGGGCTCGGCTGGATCATCTTCGACCACCTCGAGCGACGCAATGCGATCACCAACCAGATGTGGAAAGCGATTCCGGTTGCTGCGAAGGAGATGGATGAGGATCCCGACGTACGCGTCGTGATCTTGCGGGGCGCGGGCGATGTCGCCTTCGTCTCGGGCGCCGACATCTCCGAATTCGGCCAGCTCCGGTCGGGCGATGGAGCGCAGAACTACGACGTGGACAACTGGCTCGCGTTCGACTCGCTCGCCAACATCACTAAGCCGACGATCGCGATGATTCACGGTTTCTGCGTCGGCGGTGGCTGCGCGATCTCGCTCACGGCCGACCTTCGGTACACGGCCGACGACGGTGTCTTCGCGATTCCCGCGGCGCGGCTCGGCCTCGGCTATGCGACGAGTGGCCTCGAAACCCTCGAGCGGATCGTCGGTGTGTCGTCGGCGAAGGAGATCTTCTTCACCGCGCGTCGCTTCGACGCGGCCGAGGCGCTGCGCCTGGGCCTTGTGAGCGAGGTGCTGCCGAAGGCCGATCTCGAGACCTACGTCCGCAAGGTCGCGACGCAGATGGCGGCGAACGCACCGCTGACACTGCGGAGTGCGAAGCTGTCCTTCCGTGAGATCGGCAAGACGCCCGAGGCGCGGGATGCGGAAGCGCTCAAGACCTCGATTTCTGCCTGCTACGGTAGTGAGGACTACGCCGAAGGCGTATCGGCGTTCCTCGAAAAACGACGACCGGATTTCCAGGGAAAGTAG
- a CDS encoding thioredoxin family protein codes for MSRSGLLGMVLLLALAVPSAWAGGDWNDDGIAWRSFDDGVAEAKKDGKPVCLVIYTEWCPHCKNYAKVFHDAEIEELSKQFVMIRLDQENNESLSKKFVPDGSYIPRTMFLDSAGNLVPEIKLSRDKYLYFYDEHDPTQLREAMKNAPSKVQKLSDAS; via the coding sequence TTGAGCAGAAGCGGGCTGCTGGGGATGGTTCTCCTGCTGGCTCTTGCCGTCCCGAGCGCCTGGGCGGGCGGAGACTGGAACGACGACGGCATCGCCTGGCGCTCCTTCGACGACGGCGTGGCCGAAGCGAAGAAGGACGGCAAGCCCGTTTGCCTGGTCATCTATACCGAGTGGTGCCCGCACTGTAAGAACTACGCGAAGGTGTTCCACGATGCCGAGATTGAAGAGCTCTCGAAGCAGTTCGTCATGATTCGGCTGGACCAAGAAAACAACGAGAGCCTCTCGAAGAAGTTCGTCCCGGACGGGTCCTACATCCCGCGCACGATGTTCCTTGATTCCGCCGGCAATCTCGTGCCGGAGATCAAGCTGTCGCGCGACAAGTACCTGTATTTCTACGACGAGCACGATCCGACGCAGCTTCGTGAGGCCATGAAGAATGCGCCGAGCAAGGTGCAAAAGCTCTCGGACGCCTCGTAG